One part of the Sorangiineae bacterium MSr11954 genome encodes these proteins:
- a CDS encoding gamma-glutamyltransferase family protein: MRNIETWEVRKPPIASEQGIVVTQHHRASEIGAQVLAEGGNAVDAAIAASFAMGVLEPWQSGIGGIGHMVVALAGQEPYGIDFSARTPLQLDPADYPLTGAPGPSIFSWPGVLDNRNMEGPYSFGVPGLVAGTWLAHRRFGRTPWARLITPAAQCAEEGLPVDWYWTFRIATALRGIARYEHTAHVYLPNGAVPTTDDDPEMRLRPTRLARTLRQIAEAGGDDFYRGDLAAAIAADAKSLGSRLTLDDLQRYQPAIQALDGARYRDATIYAVPGLTAGPSLLEALGRFAALTPRPDDLRSNAILFPALAESLLRTYEARLANTGPSPDVAEPTCTTQISVIDRDGHAVSLTQTLLQAFGSRATLPETGILMNNALMWFDPVPGRPNSMGPGRTPLSNMCPVVARAGNGTTLALGASGGRRIFPAVMQLLVFLLDRGMTLDEAVHHPRIDVSGEPWVVADTRLPRDAMEALARHYEVRTEQNAVFPNYFACANAVVREARTGINRGAAYVVSPWAGAASG, encoded by the coding sequence GTGAGGAACATCGAAACATGGGAGGTGCGCAAGCCGCCCATCGCGTCCGAGCAGGGGATCGTCGTCACCCAGCACCATCGCGCCTCCGAGATCGGCGCCCAGGTGCTGGCCGAGGGCGGAAATGCCGTCGACGCGGCCATCGCGGCGAGCTTCGCCATGGGTGTGCTCGAGCCATGGCAGAGCGGCATCGGCGGCATCGGGCACATGGTGGTCGCGCTGGCGGGGCAGGAGCCCTACGGCATCGACTTCAGCGCACGAACCCCGTTGCAGCTGGACCCGGCCGACTACCCGCTCACGGGCGCGCCCGGCCCCAGCATCTTTTCGTGGCCCGGGGTGCTCGACAACCGCAACATGGAGGGCCCGTACTCCTTCGGCGTCCCCGGTCTGGTAGCCGGCACATGGCTCGCGCACCGCCGATTCGGCCGCACGCCCTGGGCGCGATTGATCACGCCCGCCGCGCAATGCGCGGAAGAGGGCCTGCCCGTGGATTGGTATTGGACCTTTCGCATCGCCACCGCGCTCCGGGGGATCGCCCGCTACGAGCACACGGCCCACGTCTATCTTCCCAACGGCGCGGTCCCGACCACCGACGACGATCCCGAGATGCGCCTAAGGCCAACGCGCCTCGCGCGCACCTTGCGCCAGATCGCCGAAGCCGGCGGCGACGACTTCTACCGCGGCGATCTCGCCGCCGCCATCGCCGCCGACGCGAAGTCGCTGGGCTCGCGCCTGACCCTGGACGATCTCCAGCGCTACCAGCCCGCGATCCAGGCGCTCGACGGCGCGCGCTACCGCGACGCCACCATCTACGCCGTCCCGGGCCTGACCGCGGGCCCCTCCCTCCTCGAGGCGCTGGGCCGCTTCGCCGCGCTCACCCCGCGCCCCGACGATCTTCGCTCCAACGCCATCTTGTTCCCCGCCCTCGCCGAATCGCTCCTTCGCACCTACGAGGCGCGCCTCGCCAACACCGGCCCCTCGCCCGACGTGGCGGAGCCCACCTGCACCACGCAAATCAGCGTCATCGATCGCGATGGCCACGCCGTCTCCTTGACGCAGACCCTCTTGCAGGCCTTTGGCTCGCGGGCCACCTTGCCCGAGACCGGCATCCTCATGAACAACGCCCTCATGTGGTTCGACCCCGTGCCGGGCAGGCCAAACTCGATGGGCCCCGGCCGCACCCCGCTATCGAACATGTGCCCGGTGGTGGCGCGCGCGGGCAACGGCACCACCCTCGCGCTGGGCGCATCGGGCGGACGCAGGATCTTCCCCGCGGTGATGCAGCTGCTCGTCTTTTTGCTCGACCGCGGCATGACCCTCGACGAAGCCGTGCACCACCCGCGCATCGACGTCAGCGGCGAGCCTTGGGTCGTGGCCGACACGCGCCTCCCCCGAGACGCCATGGAAGCGCTCGCGCGCCATTACGAAGTCCGCACCGAGCAAAACGCCGTATTCCCGAACTACTTTGCCTGCGCCAACGCGGTCGTGCGCGAGGCGCGCACCGGGATCAACCGCGGCGCGGCCTATGTCGTTTCGCCGTGGGCGGGGGCCGCCTCGGGCTGA
- a CDS encoding tetratricopeptide repeat protein, whose amino-acid sequence MVLAKAAGELARTQRRRGEFDAAERTLRAALERVRASGDGAALAEVHAGVASLVADRAFYGTMDPKEARKTLDEALATARRSGNRQALAASIDAAAWYDYAGVLFNGGSYDPSRRGFQEALAHYEAVGDLSGQAMNLFQIGLTYEQEGKKNEARAHYQRSAALAERADDPIALSYPIRHLGFFFAEEGNLDEALRYERRCAFLRIRGGLTRNVPHAYIAIGDLELQKGESGRARIYLTDALEIAREQHSDSGALDAHMFLGKVDERDNQRDSAVRHYQEALALAEKMKRNVDIKDACERLARVYEQLGDRSKAQLYRQRAAQAEQLIKAKG is encoded by the coding sequence ATGGTCCTCGCCAAGGCGGCGGGCGAGCTCGCGCGCACGCAGCGCCGGCGCGGTGAGTTCGACGCCGCCGAGCGAACGTTGCGCGCGGCCCTCGAGCGCGTTCGAGCGAGCGGAGATGGCGCCGCTCTGGCCGAGGTCCACGCGGGGGTCGCGTCCCTGGTCGCCGACCGCGCGTTCTACGGCACCATGGATCCAAAGGAGGCGCGAAAGACCCTCGACGAGGCCCTCGCCACCGCCCGGCGCAGCGGCAACCGGCAAGCGCTGGCCGCGAGCATCGACGCCGCGGCTTGGTACGATTACGCGGGCGTCCTCTTCAACGGTGGAAGCTACGACCCCTCCCGCCGCGGATTTCAAGAGGCGCTGGCGCACTACGAGGCCGTGGGCGATCTCTCCGGTCAGGCGATGAACCTCTTTCAAATTGGGCTCACGTACGAACAAGAGGGCAAAAAGAACGAAGCGCGCGCCCACTACCAGCGCTCCGCGGCCCTCGCCGAGCGCGCCGACGATCCGATCGCGCTCTCGTACCCGATCCGGCACCTCGGCTTCTTCTTCGCCGAGGAAGGGAACCTCGACGAAGCCCTGCGCTACGAGCGCCGCTGCGCGTTCTTGCGCATCCGCGGGGGCCTTACGCGCAACGTACCGCACGCCTACATCGCCATTGGCGATCTGGAGCTGCAAAAAGGCGAGTCGGGTCGGGCGCGCATCTATCTGACCGACGCGCTCGAGATCGCCCGCGAGCAACACTCCGACAGCGGTGCCCTGGACGCGCACATGTTCTTGGGCAAAGTCGACGAGCGCGACAATCAGAGAGACTCTGCCGTACGCCACTACCAAGAAGCGCTCGCGCTCGCCGAAAAAATGAAACGTAATGTGGACATCAAAGACGCGTGCGAGCGCCTCGCCCGCGTCTACGAGCAGCTCGGCGATCGCAGCAAAGCGCAACTCTACCGGCAGCGGGCCGCACAGGCCGAGCAGCTCATAAAGGCAAAAGGCTAA
- a CDS encoding radical SAM protein, with protein MDTAPNRRQAYAVWELTLKCNLACGHCGSRAGERRENELSTEEALDLVRQLAEAGITEVSIEGGEAFLRADWLTIARAIGEHGMHCSMVTGGYGISRETARRMKDAGIRSVSVSVDGLEATHDRIRGRQGSFRFCFETLGHLEAAGLEIHANTQINRLSAPELPALYERLRDAGVWGWQIQLTTPMGNAADRASLLVQPGELDDLYRVLARIGLRAADEEQVNLVPGNNMGYFGPYDSMIFKANGGRPWAGCMAGLAVLGIHADGSIKGCPTLPSEFIGGNVREKSLSEILESRELTFNMAAGTDEGTSHMWGYCAACPHARSCRAGCSQTSTVVLGKRGNNPYCHYRARELQGRGLRERIVPRLIALGKPFDHGSFKLVEESLDAPWPAEDELHFAYDRVIWPAGWEAWPLPSAASTADRATRP; from the coding sequence ATGGATACCGCACCGAACCGGCGGCAAGCCTATGCGGTCTGGGAGCTCACCCTCAAATGCAACCTGGCGTGCGGCCACTGCGGCTCGCGCGCCGGTGAGCGGCGCGAGAACGAGCTGTCCACGGAGGAGGCCCTCGATCTGGTCCGGCAGCTCGCCGAGGCCGGGATCACCGAGGTGAGCATCGAGGGAGGAGAGGCCTTCCTCCGCGCCGATTGGCTCACGATCGCGCGCGCCATCGGCGAGCATGGAATGCATTGTTCGATGGTCACCGGCGGATATGGGATTTCGCGCGAGACCGCCCGCCGCATGAAAGACGCCGGCATTCGCAGCGTCTCCGTGTCGGTGGACGGCCTCGAGGCCACCCACGATCGCATCCGCGGCCGCCAAGGCTCGTTTCGATTCTGCTTCGAGACCCTGGGACACCTCGAGGCCGCCGGTTTGGAGATCCACGCCAACACGCAAATCAATCGCTTGTCCGCGCCGGAGCTCCCCGCGCTCTACGAACGGCTCCGCGACGCGGGGGTGTGGGGCTGGCAAATCCAGCTCACCACCCCCATGGGCAACGCCGCCGATCGCGCGTCCCTCCTCGTCCAACCGGGGGAGCTCGACGATCTCTACCGGGTCTTGGCCCGCATCGGCCTGCGGGCGGCCGACGAGGAGCAGGTGAACCTCGTCCCCGGGAACAACATGGGTTATTTCGGCCCCTACGACTCCATGATCTTCAAGGCCAACGGCGGCCGCCCGTGGGCCGGTTGCATGGCGGGGCTCGCCGTGCTCGGTATTCACGCGGACGGCTCGATCAAGGGCTGCCCGACCCTGCCCTCCGAGTTCATCGGCGGCAATGTCCGCGAAAAGAGCTTGAGCGAAATCCTGGAGTCGCGCGAGCTGACCTTCAACATGGCCGCAGGCACCGACGAGGGCACGTCGCATATGTGGGGATATTGCGCGGCGTGCCCGCACGCGCGAAGCTGCCGCGCGGGGTGCAGCCAGACATCGACCGTCGTCCTCGGAAAGCGCGGGAACAATCCGTATTGCCATTACCGCGCGCGCGAGCTCCAGGGCCGCGGGCTGCGCGAGCGCATCGTGCCGCGGTTGATCGCGCTCGGGAAACCCTTCGACCACGGCTCGTTCAAGCTGGTGGAAGAATCGCTCGACGCGCCGTGGCCCGCGGAGGACGAGCTGCACTTCGCCTACGATCGCGTCATCTGGCCCGCAGGGTGGGAGGCGTGGCCACTGCCCTCCGCCGCCTCGACGGCGGATCGGGCTACGCGCCCGTGA
- a CDS encoding cupin domain-containing protein, translating into MSNTTFRSHREQTFKTFSPGVHVCVLRRHGAASGEERTIEAGMTLLFRMDEGARAPHHEHPGGEETYLVSGKLRVGERVLLPGDYLWTAPGEAHDALAEEDSVFFVVLPDGLRFTGA; encoded by the coding sequence ATGTCCAACACGACGTTTCGTTCCCATCGCGAGCAGACCTTCAAGACGTTCAGCCCCGGCGTGCACGTTTGCGTGCTCCGCCGGCACGGCGCGGCCTCCGGGGAAGAGCGCACCATCGAGGCCGGCATGACCTTGCTCTTCCGCATGGATGAGGGCGCGCGGGCCCCGCACCACGAGCACCCCGGCGGCGAGGAGACGTACCTCGTCTCGGGCAAGCTGCGGGTCGGCGAGCGCGTCCTCCTCCCTGGCGATTACCTCTGGACGGCGCCCGGCGAGGCGCACGACGCGCTCGCGGAGGAGGACAGCGTGTTCTTCGTGGTGCTGCCGGACGGCCTCCGGTTCACGGGCGCGTAG
- a CDS encoding LysR family transcriptional regulator yields MSSMLEIRHLRLVRAIAEEGGPTRAAARLHLTQSAVSHQLAELEGKLGVELFTRVRRQLKLTPAGARLLDAARTMLTDLARVERELHHAGARKPETFRLAVECFTAYHWLPPVLEVLASEHPHVDVRIVMEATREPIPALLGGDLELALASSPVRDRDLVVKPLFTDEWTVILAPDHPLTARPYLTMSELGREKLFAHDAPRADVERLRELLASERAAMPRTAIVPLTDAIVELVKAGLGVGLLSRWAVAPSLARGEIVARRLTRAGIKEKWSAVYRRDAATRFPLARFADLLAQRGRARGWV; encoded by the coding sequence ATGTCATCGATGCTCGAGATCCGCCACCTGCGCCTGGTGCGCGCCATCGCCGAAGAGGGCGGGCCCACGCGCGCGGCGGCGCGCCTTCACTTGACCCAGTCGGCCGTGAGCCATCAGCTCGCCGAGCTCGAGGGAAAGCTCGGCGTGGAGCTCTTCACGCGCGTCCGCCGGCAATTGAAGCTCACCCCGGCCGGGGCGCGGCTCTTGGACGCGGCGCGCACCATGCTCACCGATCTCGCGCGGGTCGAGCGGGAGCTGCACCACGCCGGCGCGCGCAAACCCGAGACGTTTCGGTTGGCCGTGGAGTGCTTCACCGCCTACCACTGGCTCCCGCCGGTCCTCGAGGTGCTCGCGTCGGAGCATCCCCACGTCGATGTCCGCATCGTGATGGAGGCGACGCGCGAGCCCATCCCCGCGCTCCTCGGCGGCGATCTGGAGCTCGCCCTCGCGAGCTCACCGGTTCGCGACCGCGATCTGGTCGTCAAACCGCTCTTCACCGACGAATGGACGGTCATCCTCGCGCCCGATCATCCCCTCACCGCGCGCCCGTACCTCACCATGAGCGAGCTCGGACGCGAAAAGCTCTTTGCCCACGACGCGCCGAGGGCCGACGTCGAGCGCCTCCGGGAGCTCCTGGCGAGCGAACGGGCCGCCATGCCCCGCACCGCCATCGTGCCGCTCACCGATGCCATCGTCGAGCTGGTGAAAGCGGGCCTCGGCGTGGGCCTCTTATCGCGCTGGGCCGTCGCCCCGAGCCTCGCCCGCGGTGAAATCGTCGCCCGAAGGCTGACCCGCGCCGGGATCAAAGAGAAGTGGTCCGCCGTCTACCGTCGCGACGCCGCCACACGCTTTCCGCTCGCGCGCTTTGCCGACCTGCTCGCCCAACGCGGGCGCGCGCGGGGTTGGGTCTAG